The Candidatus Eisenbacteria bacterium genome segment GAGATCGACCGGATCATCACCGATTCCCGCTACGAAATCGAGCGGAGGGTCGAGGAGAGGGCGAACGCCGTTCTGGACGAGGGGCTTTCCGGACTGCGGATCGAGGAGATCCGCCTCCAGGCGACCCACGCGCCGCGGGAAGTGCATTACGATTTTCGGGACGTGGCGAGCGCCCAGGAGGACCGGGCGCGGATGATCCACGAGGCGTACGTGTATTGGGAAGGGGCCGTGAACGGCGCGCGGGGCCAGGCGGCCCGGATCGTCGCCGACGCCGAGGCGGCCCATTCGGAGCGCGTCGCCTCGGCGCGAGGGGCGGCGGCGAAGTTCCTCGCCCTCCAGGAGGCGTCCGCCGAGGAGCCCGGAAGCATCCGGCTTCGTCTCTACCTGGAAACGATGGAGAGAATTTTGCCGGGATGCCGGACCGTGATCCGGCCCGACCCCGGCGCCGTGGACGACTTCGAAATCTGGTTCCGGTCGGGGAAGGGAAACGTCCTGCCGGACCTCTTCGGGGCGAAGAGGGAGGGGACCGATGAGCGATAGACGAAAGTGGGCGCTCGGCGCGGTCGGTGTGATCGCCGCCGTGTACCTGTTGTCCTCCTTTTACGTGGTGGACGTGACCGAATACGTTGTGGTGACCCTCTTCGGGAATCCGGTGGCGGTTCACACCGAGCCGGGGCTGCATTTCGATTTGCGCAAACCGATCGAGTCGATCAACCGGATCGACGCGCGCCTGCTCACCCTCGACCTGCCTCCCACCGAATACCACACCGAGGACAAGATCAACGTGGTGGCGAGCGGTTACACGCTTTGGCGCGTCGAGGACCCGCTTCTCTATCTGCGGCGCGTGTACAACCGTCGCGGCGCGGAGACGCGGATCACCGACATTCTCTCTTCCGAGATCGGTTCCGCCGTCGGCCGGACGCCGATGGCGGCGCTGGTGTCGACCGACTCGACCCGCATGCGGCTCGACGAGGTAGTCGGTTCGATCCTGGAGAAGGGCGGGGAGAGGATCGTTCGCGACTACGGGATTCGGATCGAGGACTTTCGCGTCAAGCGGCTCGCCTTCCCGGAGCAGAACAAGGAATCGGTTTTCCAGCGGATGCGGACCGAGCGGCACCGGATCGCCAAACGTTTCCGGTCCGAGGGCGAGGAACAGGCGCTCCGCATCCGGGCGGACGCGGACAAGCAGAAGTCGGAGATTC includes the following:
- a CDS encoding protease modulator HflC; translated protein: MSDRRKWALGAVGVIAAVYLLSSFYVVDVTEYVVVTLFGNPVAVHTEPGLHFDLRKPIESINRIDARLLTLDLPPTEYHTEDKINVVASGYTLWRVEDPLLYLRRVYNRRGAETRITDILSSEIGSAVGRTPMAALVSTDSTRMRLDEVVGSILEKGGERIVRDYGIRIEDFRVKRLAFPEQNKESVFQRMRTERHRIAKRFRSEGEEQALRIRADADKQKSEILAEARRQADEIRGGGEAEATRIMAEAIRLDPDFYTFLRTLESYEKIVSDKTTLVISGDSDLMRLLTTGRTSGGGR